The Hyphococcus flavus genome contains a region encoding:
- a CDS encoding diacylglycerol kinase family protein yields the protein MIINSKSTRSPLLADDLLYVSKRHDDIRPYVLEHIEDLDPALDDIERGGSNTLILAGGDGTMQAAITSAINKRRFQNHPNYVALPCGMTNVIANDCGLQGPPATSLDNFLWRRGRGEVSRVERPLIGMQLSEQQDPIYGFFLGAGLFHKAVQFSREKVQKIGAKRSLAVGISTFSFVFQELFDDHQGPAPLPTQFRDEDGELIDRDLSIILMTTLNKLSAGIFPFWGGGKAPMNIMAVDYPRNKLLWAAMNIFTGRHPEWLPDAGFHSWKSDELRLRFDGPVVFDGEIFHTNPKEDLILKVSEKAAFLV from the coding sequence ATGATTATCAATTCAAAGAGCACCCGCAGCCCTTTGCTCGCGGATGATCTTTTGTACGTGTCCAAGCGGCATGACGATATTCGCCCCTATGTTCTGGAACACATTGAAGATCTCGACCCTGCTCTCGACGACATCGAACGCGGCGGCTCGAACACGCTGATCCTCGCTGGCGGCGACGGCACCATGCAGGCGGCGATCACCAGCGCCATCAACAAGCGGCGGTTTCAAAATCATCCGAACTACGTCGCCCTGCCCTGCGGCATGACCAATGTCATCGCTAATGATTGCGGATTGCAGGGCCCGCCGGCCACATCGCTCGACAATTTCCTCTGGCGGCGCGGGCGCGGTGAAGTCAGTCGCGTGGAACGGCCGCTCATCGGCATGCAACTGTCAGAACAGCAGGATCCGATTTACGGCTTCTTTCTTGGCGCGGGTCTTTTCCACAAGGCGGTGCAGTTCAGCCGCGAGAAAGTTCAAAAAATCGGCGCTAAGCGTTCCCTTGCCGTTGGGATCAGCACATTCAGTTTCGTTTTTCAGGAACTGTTCGACGATCATCAGGGGCCGGCGCCGTTGCCCACCCAATTCCGTGACGAAGACGGCGAACTGATCGACCGCGATCTATCGATCATCCTGATGACGACCTTGAACAAACTGTCCGCTGGCATCTTCCCCTTCTGGGGCGGCGGCAAAGCGCCCATGAACATCATGGCTGTTGATTATCCCCGAAACAAACTGTTGTGGGCGGCGATGAATATTTTCACAGGACGTCACCCGGAATGGCTGCCGGATGCGGGGTTTCATAGCTGGAAAAGCGATGAACTAAGACTGCGGTTTGACGGCCCGGTCGTTTTTGACGGCGAAATTTTTCACACCAACCCGAAAGAAGACCTGATCCTCAAGGTCTCCGAAAAAGCCGCATTTCTGGTTTGA